The DNA window TTCCAAACTTAACCCCTTTAGCTAGTGCTCTTTCAATCCCCTCTAACTGACGCTTTCGTAACTCTTTACGCTCCCATTCAGCTCTCAAAAGATCTACTTGCAACATAGTGTCTAACATTACATTTAGCATTGCTTCAGCAAGGGAATCAGCTTCTTTATCAATTAGGTTCTCTCTTAAAAAGTCATTTAAATAAGCTTGATCTAAAGATTCAACTGTAACTCCTTTTTGAGCTAAATCTATCAGACATTCACGGACCTCTTTGGCATTACGTCCAATTCTATCTAAATTTTTAACAACAATAGTATCGCCCTCTTTTATCCACTCTGTTAAAAGCTCATTCCACACTTCTCTATTTTCAAAGTTTTTTCCAGATCTCTTTTCCTGAAAAATTGTTCTCGGATTGGCTCCTAGTTCTTTAAAGTATTCCACCTGTCTATCTAAGTTTTGAGACTCAGAAGACACTCTAGCATAATAATATTTCATCAATGTAACCTTCTTTCTATTAATTTCAAAAATATTATATAATGTTTGTGAAAAAAGTACAATATATATTAAAAGTTTAGTAGAATTAAATTTACAAATGAAAAATAAGGATATTCTAGACTTTGAATTTTGTTAATAAAAAAAGTACACAAAAGTGTACTTTTTTAGATATTTCACTTAAATTCTACAAGGTACTAAAACTAGTAAGCCTCCTATTTAATCTAATAATTCCTTTTACTATACTTAAATTCTACAAGGTACTAAAACATATTTGGATATAGTTTTCTGCATATATCACTTTTACTATACTTAAATTCTACAAGGTACTAAAACAGGCTGCTATGAGTGTTTTACAAGATCAAGCTTTTACTATACTTAAATTCTACAAGGTACTAAAACAATCTTGTAAATGTCCTGCAAGTATAGGAACTTTTACTATACTTAAATTCTACAAGGTACTAAAACCTATCAACATAAGCTTGAACATTAACTTTACTTTTACTATACTTAAATTCTACAAGGTACTAAAACCATTCCAGGAATTAAAAGAATTATCTAACTCTTTTACTATACTTAAATTCTACAAGGTACTAAAACAAGCTCTATAGCAGTTTTGATGTTGTATGCCTTTTACTATACTTAAATTCTACAAGGTACTAAAACACTGTGGATGTAGCTATTTCTCAAGCTGACCTTTTACTATACTTAAATTCTACAAGGTACTAAAACAGTTATAGCTGATTTATTTAAGTCAGGAATCTTTTACTATACTTAAATTCTACAAGGTACTAAAACCTCAAATTGAAACTTTTAAAAAAGATTACTCTTTTACTATACTTAAATTCTACAAGGTACTAAAACATGGACATAACATCCAGTTTGATTTTCAGACTTTTACTATACTTAAATT is part of the Candidatus Cetobacterium colombiensis genome and encodes:
- a CDS encoding recombinase family protein gives rise to the protein MKYYYARVSSESQNLDRQVEYFKELGANPRTIFQEKRSGKNFENREVWNELLTEWIKEGDTIVVKNLDRIGRNAKEVRECLIDLAQKGVTVESLDQAYLNDFLRENLIDKEADSLAEAMLNVMLDTMLQVDLLRAEWERKELRKRQLEGIERALAKGVKFGRTKNDEFRQKFNEIYPLTRDKDNPNYLPVKDAIKAIGCSKAMFYKLIDEKGQK